The Pantoea phytobeneficialis genome has a segment encoding these proteins:
- a CDS encoding 23S rRNA (adenine(2030)-N(6))-methyltransferase RlmJ, which produces MLSYRHSFHAGNHADVLKHTVESLILTALMEKEKPFLYLDTHAGAGRYQLSGEHAERTGEYLEGIARIWQQPDAPELLKPYFSAIRNLNPNGTLRYYPGSPLIARHLLRQDDKLQLTELHSSDYPLLRNEFSKDSRARVERADGYQQLKAKLPPPTRRGLILIDPPYELKSDYQDVVKGIQEGYKRFSTGIYALWYPVVLRQQIKHMTKDLQATGIRNILQIELAVRPDSDQRGMTASGMIVINPPWKLEQQMKELLPWLHQKLVPAGTGHTRIEWIVPE; this is translated from the coding sequence ATGCTGAGTTATCGCCACAGTTTTCATGCCGGCAACCATGCCGACGTGCTCAAACACACCGTTGAGAGCCTGATCCTGACCGCCCTGATGGAGAAGGAGAAGCCTTTCCTCTATCTGGATACCCACGCCGGTGCCGGACGTTACCAGCTGAGCGGTGAGCACGCCGAGCGTACCGGTGAATATCTGGAAGGCATCGCGCGTATCTGGCAGCAGCCGGATGCGCCGGAACTGCTGAAGCCTTACTTCTCGGCGATCCGTAACCTGAACCCTAACGGCACCCTGCGCTACTATCCGGGTTCACCGCTGATTGCCCGCCATCTGCTGCGCCAGGACGATAAACTGCAACTCACCGAGCTGCATTCCAGCGATTATCCGCTGCTGCGCAATGAATTCAGCAAAGACAGCCGTGCGCGTGTCGAGCGTGCCGATGGTTATCAGCAGTTGAAAGCCAAGCTGCCACCGCCAACGCGCCGTGGCCTGATCCTGATCGACCCGCCGTATGAGCTGAAAAGCGATTATCAGGACGTGGTGAAAGGCATTCAGGAAGGTTACAAGCGTTTCAGTACCGGTATCTACGCGTTGTGGTATCCGGTGGTGCTACGTCAGCAAATCAAACATATGACCAAAGATCTGCAAGCCACCGGCATTCGCAACATTTTGCAGATTGAGCTGGCCGTCCGCCCGGACAGCGACCAGCGTGGTATGACCGCTTCGGGGATGATTGTGATTAACCCACCGTGGAAGCTGGAGCAGCAGATGAAAGAACTGCTGCCGTGGCTGCATCAGAAACTGGTGCCAGCAGGCACCGGTCATACTCGTATTGAGTGGATTGTGCCGGAGTAA